From Vitis vinifera cultivar Pinot Noir 40024 chromosome 3, ASM3070453v1, the proteins below share one genomic window:
- the LOC100853459 gene encoding protein NONRESPONDING TO OXYLIPINS 2, mitochondrial isoform X2 — MAGVCRSAVMAGTKSLASRSKALIPKTLSSKPLASPFSSSTRPMPCASRILSALGSVESLMPLHSAVASARLKSFIAVDSTSWSWLSQGRALPL; from the exons ATGGCTGGGGTTTGCAGATCAGCGGTAATGGCTGGCACAAAGTCTCTGGCTTCTCGATCCAAAGCCCTAATCCCCAAAACCCTTTCTTCAAAGCCATTGgcttctccattttcttcttccacAAGACCCATGCCCTGCGCTTCCAG gATCCTTTCGGCGTTAGGAAGTGTGGAATCTCTGATGCCGCTTCACAGCGCCGTTGCTTCTGCTCGCCTCAAATCCTTCATTGCCGTTGATTCCACCTCCTGGAGCTGGCTTTCCCAAG GACGTGCATTGCCTTTGTGA
- the LOC100853459 gene encoding protein NONRESPONDING TO OXYLIPINS 2, mitochondrial isoform X3, whose product MAGVCRSAVMAGTKSLASRSKALIPKTLSSKPLASPFSSSTRPMPCASRILSALGSVESLMPLHSAVASARLKSFIAVDSTSWSWLSQDFAVPR is encoded by the exons ATGGCTGGGGTTTGCAGATCAGCGGTAATGGCTGGCACAAAGTCTCTGGCTTCTCGATCCAAAGCCCTAATCCCCAAAACCCTTTCTTCAAAGCCATTGgcttctccattttcttcttccacAAGACCCATGCCCTGCGCTTCCAG gATCCTTTCGGCGTTAGGAAGTGTGGAATCTCTGATGCCGCTTCACAGCGCCGTTGCTTCTGCTCGCCTCAAATCCTTCATTGCCGTTGATTCCACCTCCTGGAGCTGGCTTTCCCAAG
- the LOC100853459 gene encoding protein NONRESPONDING TO OXYLIPINS 2, mitochondrial isoform X1, whose product MAGVCRSAVMAGTKSLASRSKALIPKTLSSKPLASPFSSSTRPMPCASRILSALGSVESLMPLHSAVASARLKSFIAVDSTSWSWLSQGFFPLLFKFYFLSYRRC is encoded by the exons ATGGCTGGGGTTTGCAGATCAGCGGTAATGGCTGGCACAAAGTCTCTGGCTTCTCGATCCAAAGCCCTAATCCCCAAAACCCTTTCTTCAAAGCCATTGgcttctccattttcttcttccacAAGACCCATGCCCTGCGCTTCCAG gATCCTTTCGGCGTTAGGAAGTGTGGAATCTCTGATGCCGCTTCACAGCGCCGTTGCTTCTGCTCGCCTCAAATCCTTCATTGCCGTTGATTCCACCTCCTGGAGCTGGCTTTCCCAAGGTTTCTTTCCTCTCctcttcaaattttatttcttgtcaTATCGACGATGTTGA